atttaacaaaCACGCAGGCTTCAGAACTCCACAGTTTatcctctttgtgttttactgCGACCCAAAAGCTCACTTTTTTGGTTCCAGTTCTCCAGAAGTCCCTTTAATTCTCCTGGTTTATAATCAGTATGGTAACACACATAACCCTGTTTCTGGACCATCACGGCCTTTATGCAGCAGCCTGACATGATTTAATTTCCCCACATGAAGAAAAGTTTACACAGATTATTAGACAGCTCAAATGTCGACATTATAAAGGTACAAATTTGGTTCAGTTATTTCCTTTAGAGGCTACACGTTGGAAATGTAGCTGTAGCAGAAATAACCAAGCAGTAATAACCTCTGATAAAAAATACTGATTATTAAATCTCTGTGTAGGTTGTCAGTTTGTTGAGATGAGCTGTATATTAATATTTCCCTCAGGTTTAAGGATGTCTTATGGCTGCTGGGACTCTGTGTCCACGATACAGTCAAGAAATAAGAAGACTTTTTGGCTGATAGTCGCTCTTTATTGATCTCAAATTGGGAAATCAGTTTGTTCCtttaaagagaaacaaagacaaaataataatcaatataCATTATGTAAAAATTTAGACCATAACAGTATCACAAGGAATAAGTTTATTAATATGAtcaaaaatcaaacacagtTATTAACAGTGAAGGAAAAAGCTCAATATGCAAAATAACAAACCAAAgcagaaggacagagaagaaaaataaagacgacaaataagaaaatacaattaaaagTCTACAAATACACAATGTAAGAGCCCATTAATGTGCAActtaagaaaaaacaacaaaagtttcaacatttgttgtttttgtgaaataagtttttgatttttggcacacaaaaatacaaatttcacCAAACTTCAAATTTTTTTTGAATATCGTTAATGACAatttgaataagaaaaaaaaaacttcactaaACTTCTCAGACAGTTTGATTCAAAATCTCGTATTTACTGATGGTGACTCACACTGTGAGTAAAGTAACTTAACAGCTGATGTGGAAATCGAAGGACTCGTGGTTTAGAAATCTCCAGTGGATTCTCTCAcaatattatttttgacatgCTTTAGTTTCCTCACAATGACATCAGCTGTTTTAATCTCTGGTGATCAGATTAATCTGATTTATTAAAACACAAGTGAAGAGAAACAGTTTCTTTTCTACTTTCTGCCCATTTTTAGGCTGAAATCTGCTGGTTTTAAATTCTGCTTGTTCTTTCTCACCGGTGCAAAGAATGACTATATAACtttcaaacaaacattatttatttacttttagttatattagctgattttatttttttgtggcaCTTTTATAACTCAGAAATATTTCATCTGCATGATTCTCTGTCGGGGCTGAATGGACCTTTGACTGTATGAAactgtataaaaaataaataaatcaaaatcactGCACGCTGCTATGAAATGACGCcacatgcaaaaatatttaGTCAAAAgaaagttttattgtttgttggcTCATTTAGACATTTTCTACACTTCACATGTCCATGATGCGCCTCATGCTCATGAACCTCATGCCGCTCATGCCCATGTCCCTGAAGCTGCGGTACTCTCCGGGCCTCAGGTACATCATCCTGCCTCTGTAGTGGGGCTGCTCGTACATCAGCCAGTGTCCGTCCATCACGTTGCAGGACATGCAGTCGGACATGCGGTAACGGTCCATGATGTTGTCGCAGTCGTCCATCAGCTCGTGCATCTGACCTCCAAAGTTCTCCCTCTCATAGATCCTCATCCTGAACTGGCCTCTGTGCTGTAGGACAAAGGAGGGAACAATTTAATATCAATAGAAGTTATTTCAGATGATATTTCAGATGAGTGCATCCCAACGCAGTTTGGTAACCTACCATGGGGATCATACGGCAGGACCTGATGCAGTCCCTCATTCCCATCATGCTCATGTAGTCGGCGTACTCGCCCCTCCTCATGAAGTACTGGTTTCCCATGTAGTTGGGGCGGTCGTAGACCATGAAGCAGCCGCTCTCCACCCGGCAGGAGTGACACCTGCTCAGGTAGGAGGTCATGTCGGAGCAGTCGCTCATGCACTCATAGGAGCGACCCTGGAAGTTCCTGTCCTCGTAGAAGATGAtctgaaaaagaataaaataaacaaacgtGGATttatcaaatgaatgaaacgCCGTGAATCCGCCCTGAGGTGGGGGTGGGTGCTCACCTTGCCCATGGTCATGGTTGTGCTGTTTGTTCCTCAGAGAACTGGTGCTGCTGATGACACTGATGTCGGTCCTGTTTTAACCGTTACTTTTATACCTGACCGAACCCAAAGAATCCGCGGCGCCCTTTGTTGGAGAGGCCTGAGTCAGCAACATGGTATAGAGGCCTATAGAGTGCTGAGGGGCGTTTGTTACGCTTCCATGTGACTGGATGCCCCAGAAGACTTTAGAACGGATTTTTCCATATAGGGAAATAAACACAATGAGCATCTCACAATGCAAAAAAGCTGAAACAATGCGACTGTTTTACACAACGCACAACACACCGTATGGCTGTCCGATTGATCAACAGATCATTCACAGGCCCGAGTTTCCTTTTGTGTGAACACAATAACCTGACACGGCAGTATATAACACACATCTGTTTATCCAGCTGTTTGTCGACCTTTTATACTTCtatctttatttaatttgacGATAATAATGTGCAACAAACACTCCCTGTTGTGTGACACAGATGTGAGGCTGTTTTCAGCTTCAGCAAACATTTATTACAATTTTATCTACTTTATTTAATCCACTTCAGATCTCACAACATGTGAGACCaaactacagaaaataaaatttgagtAAAAATACAAGTGTCTGCTGTTGTACTGTGTGCGTGTTGGACATTTTCCTTCAGATATTTTAGGAAAGCGTAGAAAAGTGTGAACAGAAAATATCTGAGCTTTTATGTGTAAATTTAGCAGAATGTAATTATAAggtcattaaaattaaaaccttTATTTAAAGTTTGAACAGAAATCCTGACGTGGATGTCAGGCCAATGCTTGACTCAGATCTTATAAATGTTGAACTCAAAGGTCCTCGGGTGCTGAGGATggagctgctgtttctcctgGAGCTGTCGACGTTGGGAGATTTTGAAATATTCAGAAAGAAAGATGGTTACGTGAGCTGTGTGATTTAGGTGAAGTGgaaatttaatttcctcttctctctttttggcCTGCACATTAAGATGATTTAAGGGAG
This portion of the Echeneis naucrates chromosome 21, fEcheNa1.1, whole genome shotgun sequence genome encodes:
- the LOC115061574 gene encoding gamma-crystallin M3-like isoform X1, which gives rise to MGKIIFYEDRNFQGRSYECMSDCSDMTSYLSRCHSCRVESGCFMVYDRPNYMGNQYFMRRGEYADYMSMMGMRDCIRSCRMIPMVGQFRMRIYERENFGGQMHELMDDCDNIMDRYRMSDCMSCNVMDGHWLMYEQPHYRGRMMYLRPGEYRSFRDMGMSGMRFMSMRRIMDM
- the LOC115061574 gene encoding gamma-crystallin M3-like isoform X2 — translated: MTMGKIIFYEDRNFQGRSYECMSDCSDMTSYLSRCHSCRVESGCFMVYDRPNYMGNQYFMRRGEYADYMSMMGMRDCIRSCRMIPMHRGQFRMRIYERENFGGQMHELMDDCDNIMDRYRMSDCMSCNVMDGHWLMYEQPHYRGRMMYLRPGEYRSFRDMGMSGMRFMSMRRIMDM